The following proteins are encoded in a genomic region of Bacteriovorax sp. Seq25_V:
- a CDS encoding acyl-CoA carboxylase subunit beta has translation MKINKTKRIGLNIDSWIEALLDENSLEKVFFSNEISVFSGLGTIHDRPVAFYGHNPKIDQGFVSSIGAQKIVQIMDLAFERKIPLISFVCSPGVSVSEGLASGHEYTQVIVRNIKYSGIIPQISIVLGTTMGATAYSATLSDFVLFNKSRSTLMVTGPSVIEKVIGEKVSIKELGGSEVHAQTTGIADFVDKDIASQISRARALVSFLPANALDRPPARTAVHPIDNMPSVPVNSKESFEMKEFALSLCDAGEFMEHRAEYGKSMLCLFAYIGGQPFGIMANQSKFNAGVIDCDTSIKSSRFLRLCDAYNLPIINLIDVPGFMPGKTQEHLGLLRHGASLCQAMQTTTLRYSVVVRKCYGAAAFIMMQTRAQGGQYVWALDNSKIAVMGHDGAASMLEAQMSPEQYYDDYEDPEISKKLGIVDEIISSTQLRDAIIERFRQDSMVNPNDLDNKKMINITP, from the coding sequence ATGAAAATTAATAAGACCAAAAGAATTGGTTTGAATATTGACTCATGGATAGAGGCGCTTCTTGATGAAAATAGTCTCGAAAAAGTATTTTTTAGCAATGAGATTTCTGTGTTTTCTGGACTAGGCACTATCCACGACCGTCCTGTTGCTTTCTATGGTCATAATCCAAAGATTGATCAAGGCTTTGTCTCCTCTATTGGGGCACAGAAGATTGTTCAAATTATGGACCTGGCATTTGAGAGGAAGATCCCACTTATATCCTTTGTCTGCTCTCCTGGTGTGAGTGTAAGTGAAGGTCTTGCTAGTGGTCATGAGTATACTCAGGTCATCGTTAGAAATATAAAATACTCTGGTATTATTCCACAAATCTCAATTGTTCTTGGGACAACGATGGGAGCGACGGCCTATTCGGCTACACTTAGCGACTTTGTTCTTTTTAATAAGTCACGTTCAACTTTAATGGTAACGGGGCCGAGTGTTATTGAAAAAGTAATTGGTGAAAAAGTTTCTATTAAGGAGCTTGGTGGAAGTGAGGTTCATGCACAGACTACAGGGATTGCAGATTTTGTAGATAAAGACATAGCGTCTCAAATTTCGCGTGCCCGTGCTCTCGTGAGTTTCTTGCCTGCGAATGCATTAGACAGACCCCCGGCCCGTACAGCTGTTCATCCTATTGATAACATGCCAAGTGTTCCAGTTAATTCTAAAGAATCATTTGAGATGAAGGAATTTGCACTTTCTCTATGTGATGCAGGAGAGTTCATGGAACATCGTGCAGAGTATGGAAAAAGTATGCTTTGTCTCTTTGCATATATTGGTGGCCAGCCATTTGGCATTATGGCAAATCAGTCTAAGTTTAATGCCGGAGTTATCGATTGTGATACCAGTATTAAATCTTCTCGTTTCTTAAGACTATGTGATGCTTATAATCTTCCAATTATAAATCTCATTGATGTTCCAGGCTTTATGCCTGGAAAAACTCAAGAGCATTTAGGACTTTTGCGGCATGGCGCCTCTCTTTGTCAGGCAATGCAAACCACGACCCTTCGCTATAGTGTCGTTGTTCGTAAGTGTTATGGAGCAGCAGCATTCATTATGATGCAAACTCGTGCTCAGGGGGGCCAATATGTTTGGGCCTTAGATAATTCTAAGATTGCGGTTATGGGACATGATGGAGCAGCTTCAATGCTTGAGGCTCAAATGAGTCCCGAACAATATTATGATGATTATGAGGATCCTGAAATTTCTAAGAAGCTTGGTATTGTTGATGAGATTATCTCTTCAACCCAGCTTCGTGATGCAATCATAGAAAGGTTTAGGCAGGATTCAATGGTTAATCCCAATGACCTTGATAATAAGAAAATGATTAATATTACTCCATAG
- a CDS encoding serine protease → MKQIFSISALALSLLSQGANAFGKSPSINKVVYGVDNRLELRHTPYSYLRNSVAGLASRSVLKESEDKELLEVLYYGDLTSYRGRTTCDDFKFREQATLPTCTGFLVEEDILVTAGHCVLNYGNKVQDKMNYQCFNARWVFGYEDNSESKDGINFPKDDVYGCSQIIDASYTTEADYAVIKLDRKTVGKQALTLSSEVSDYKAGTQIFVVGHPTGLPLKLAAGAKVVHNMHPNNFITNLDTFGGNSGSPIFNFYGEAIGILVSGETDYYFDKERECITPNKCDAVDGTCNVTMRGKASGETGTKIHLVTKALKAYKERTAAKAQ, encoded by the coding sequence GTGAAACAAATTTTTAGTATCTCTGCTCTTGCTCTTTCACTTCTATCACAGGGCGCTAACGCTTTTGGCAAGTCACCAAGTATTAATAAAGTCGTCTACGGTGTTGATAACCGTCTTGAGCTTAGACATACTCCATATAGCTACTTAAGGAATTCAGTAGCAGGACTCGCTAGTAGAAGTGTACTCAAAGAAAGTGAAGACAAAGAACTATTAGAGGTTCTCTACTACGGAGACCTTACATCATATAGAGGAAGAACAACTTGCGATGATTTTAAATTTAGAGAACAAGCAACACTACCTACTTGTACAGGATTTTTAGTTGAAGAAGACATTCTTGTGACGGCAGGACATTGTGTACTAAACTATGGTAACAAAGTTCAAGATAAAATGAATTACCAATGCTTCAATGCACGTTGGGTATTTGGATATGAAGACAATTCAGAATCCAAAGATGGTATCAACTTCCCAAAAGATGATGTCTATGGATGTTCTCAAATCATCGATGCCTCTTATACAACAGAGGCTGACTATGCTGTTATTAAGCTCGACAGAAAAACTGTTGGAAAACAAGCTCTAACACTTAGCTCTGAAGTTTCTGACTATAAAGCGGGAACTCAGATTTTTGTTGTAGGACACCCAACTGGTTTACCACTAAAACTAGCTGCCGGAGCGAAGGTTGTACATAATATGCACCCAAATAACTTTATTACAAATCTTGATACTTTCGGTGGAAATTCTGGATCGCCAATTTTTAACTTTTATGGAGAGGCCATTGGAATCTTAGTCAGTGGCGAAACAGACTATTACTTCGATAAAGAAAGAGAGTGTATTACTCCTAATAAATGTGATGCTGTTGATGGTACATGTAATGTAACAATGAGAGGAAAAGCTTCTGGTGAGACTGGTACAAAGATTCACTTAGTGACAAAAGCTCTAAAAGCATACAAAGAAAGAACTGCAGCGAAAGCTCAGTAA
- a CDS encoding acyl-CoA dehydrogenase, which yields MLNTYHDKFEKLFDAKNSLKEDILSDDECSKYPSEASKYISNGVLSYLVPAGYGGSFENIFQTFCMGRALARRNVTTAIAVGQSFLGSLPIWISGNDDLKKRQAAVLLAGGSSCLALTELAHGSDLSSSECEVKDGKLLGTKWCINNATIGKAMTVICKDENALSLVFVDKSETSHFKNIEKIKTHGIRGADISGIEFDSYPVKDEDYVGSRFKALDTISKTMQISRTLCSSFSLGAADSTFRDTLIFSLDRELYGKKLIEMETVRGLLSKGLARILVCEAMALTATRMSSLKPELMALYSAVVKSFIPTQIGRQIDECKEILGARYYLRENDFPLFQKNLRDHSVVSLFDGSYGVNLSLLLPVIRKMRIYRTQKIESELASLNVNHSLKNLDFSKLKIGLRTSEFIIGEFFNFSDGGEYYTYNVLKERYLEIEERAEDIEINDSMLARDLAIEFTNIFACMNFMLFCHSNDVDSKFKSAAVVDQVIINILENSESIVFSTSYLLGFKDKLVSLFDLEINE from the coding sequence ATGCTAAACACTTATCATGATAAATTCGAAAAGCTTTTTGACGCTAAAAATTCGCTTAAAGAAGATATATTAAGTGATGATGAGTGTAGTAAGTATCCATCTGAAGCTTCTAAGTATATTTCAAATGGAGTTCTCTCTTATCTTGTACCAGCAGGGTATGGTGGAAGTTTTGAAAATATTTTCCAAACCTTCTGTATGGGAAGGGCATTGGCACGAAGAAATGTCACAACGGCAATTGCTGTTGGGCAGAGTTTCTTGGGCTCTCTTCCTATTTGGATTTCAGGTAATGATGATCTTAAGAAGCGACAGGCGGCTGTTCTTCTTGCTGGTGGATCAAGTTGTTTGGCCTTAACTGAACTTGCGCATGGAAGTGATCTCAGCAGTAGTGAATGTGAAGTTAAGGATGGAAAACTTTTAGGTACTAAGTGGTGTATAAATAATGCGACAATAGGTAAGGCAATGACTGTTATCTGCAAGGATGAAAATGCATTGAGCCTAGTATTCGTTGATAAGTCAGAAACTTCTCATTTTAAAAATATTGAAAAAATAAAAACCCATGGTATTCGAGGGGCCGATATTAGTGGAATCGAATTTGACTCCTATCCAGTTAAGGATGAAGACTATGTAGGAAGTCGATTTAAGGCCCTGGATACAATTTCTAAAACAATGCAAATATCTCGAACTCTTTGCTCGTCATTTTCTCTAGGTGCAGCAGATTCGACATTCAGAGATACTCTAATATTTTCTCTTGATAGAGAATTATATGGTAAGAAACTTATCGAGATGGAGACAGTAAGGGGATTGTTATCAAAAGGTCTTGCTCGTATTCTTGTCTGTGAGGCAATGGCACTTACAGCAACTCGTATGTCAAGCTTGAAACCTGAGTTAATGGCCCTTTATAGTGCTGTTGTAAAAAGTTTTATTCCAACTCAGATCGGTAGGCAAATAGATGAATGCAAGGAGATTCTTGGGGCCAGATATTACCTACGCGAAAATGACTTTCCTCTTTTTCAAAAAAACCTCCGCGATCACAGCGTTGTCTCTTTATTCGATGGAAGTTATGGCGTAAATCTCTCACTTCTTTTGCCTGTTATTAGAAAAATGCGTATTTATAGAACGCAGAAAATTGAAAGTGAGTTAGCAAGTTTGAATGTTAACCATTCTCTCAAGAATCTTGATTTTTCAAAATTAAAGATTGGCCTTCGAACATCGGAGTTTATTATAGGAGAGTTTTTTAATTTTTCCGATGGTGGTGAATATTACACTTATAATGTCTTAAAAGAGCGTTATCTTGAAATAGAAGAAAGGGCCGAAGATATTGAAATTAATGATTCGATGCTGGCCCGAGATCTGGCCATTGAGTTTACAAATATTTTCGCTTGTATGAATTTTATGTTGTTCTGTCACTCTAATGATGTTGACTCAAAGTTTAAGTCAGCGGCCGTTGTTGATCAAGTGATCATTAATATTTTAGAAAACTCTGAGAGTATTGTTTTTTCAACTTCATATCTCTTGGGA
- a CDS encoding NAD(P)-dependent oxidoreductase: MTKFAVVDITQEEFWKVPKFFIDGLKSEFPTLELIHVKDILSLKKDIEDCQVLISIPTLPSVVKRLNSTEAIFIIGSGIPESVLQLKKKKPELKIFNMSGINASSVADQAIYLTLKATRADGFKTLPRRIDKLSMLVIGTGHVALNIDSRFKDSFKTVTLAGRSNPGIKNYLSFNDLDSEVLSSFDIIVLAIAYNDETARILDLNFLKNLREDAIVINVARAEFFLEEELVEILNERKNLLYLTDLTQPEFYPADGVLNSLNNFYNTPHMGGTYDSIWEDYLVSIKKQLKDYLKC; encoded by the coding sequence ATGACTAAATTCGCAGTTGTTGACATAACTCAGGAGGAGTTTTGGAAAGTTCCAAAATTCTTCATTGATGGCCTTAAAAGTGAATTTCCTACACTGGAGTTGATTCACGTCAAAGATATACTCTCATTGAAAAAAGATATTGAGGACTGTCAGGTCTTGATTTCGATTCCAACCCTTCCAAGTGTTGTGAAGAGATTAAACTCAACAGAGGCAATTTTTATTATTGGTTCGGGGATTCCTGAATCTGTATTACAACTCAAAAAGAAAAAACCAGAGCTTAAAATTTTTAATATGTCTGGTATCAATGCTTCTAGTGTCGCCGACCAGGCAATATATTTGACTCTAAAAGCGACTCGAGCAGATGGATTTAAGACACTTCCACGGCGAATAGATAAACTATCAATGCTAGTCATTGGAACTGGCCATGTGGCCTTAAATATTGACAGTCGTTTCAAAGATTCTTTTAAAACTGTCACTTTGGCCGGGAGAAGTAACCCAGGTATCAAAAACTATCTTAGTTTTAATGATCTTGATTCAGAGGTTCTTTCTTCGTTTGATATTATCGTTTTGGCCATTGCTTATAATGATGAAACAGCAAGAATATTAGATTTAAACTTTTTAAAAAATCTTAGAGAAGATGCGATTGTCATTAATGTTGCTCGAGCTGAATTTTTCTTAGAAGAAGAACTTGTCGAAATTCTTAATGAACGTAAGAATCTTCTCTATCTAACAGATCTTACGCAACCAGAGTTTTACCCTGCTGATGGAGTTTTAAATAGTTTGAATAACTTTTATAATACTCCTCATATGGGTGGTACCTATGACTCAATCTGGGAAGACTATCTTGTTAGTATAAAGAAACAGTTAAAGGATTACTTAAAATGCTAA